The Pseudomonadota bacterium genome includes a window with the following:
- a CDS encoding aspartate aminotransferase family protein: MSGWKFNLEPVAVTLVNTAYRKILTKIPAPESLEIFNTLDEYEAQAMHGQLPVVWDKAEGFQVFDPYGNCWIDFTSTIFLANSGHANPRIVDSLQKTLDQKLLHTYTFPSQIRATFLKKLIKITPPQFEKAFLLSAGTEATECAVKLMRMHGQTIKPTKLGIISFQGAMHGRTMGAEMLKGDPLKSAWIGYRDPNMHHLPFPYPWIAEDTQNKQYDWRNRFQEDMEALKANELNFDNIAGFMIESYLGWGAIFYPVEYIKALVDFAKEYDCLVTFDEIQGGFGRTGKLFVYQHYDVEPDLLCLGKAISGSLPLSAVVGSQKIMDLPEFGSMSSTHSANPLCCAAGLANLEAIESGNLVEESARKGEILHLRLNALKEKYPDRISYIFGKGLLAGVIFKDPETGKPDELFPSRVCEKAMQKGLLLVHTGRESIKIGPPLTIPDDALEEGLDVLNEAIAETIQETK, from the coding sequence ATGTCCGGATGGAAATTTAATCTTGAACCTGTTGCTGTTACTTTAGTCAACACAGCATACAGAAAAATACTGACAAAGATACCTGCTCCGGAGAGTTTGGAGATATTTAATACATTAGATGAGTACGAAGCACAAGCCATGCACGGACAACTGCCGGTGGTGTGGGATAAAGCAGAGGGTTTTCAGGTTTTCGATCCATATGGAAACTGCTGGATAGATTTTACCTCTACAATATTTCTGGCAAACTCGGGTCATGCAAACCCAAGAATAGTTGATAGTCTTCAAAAAACATTGGATCAAAAGCTGCTTCACACATACACATTCCCCAGTCAGATTCGTGCAACGTTTTTAAAAAAACTGATTAAAATAACACCTCCTCAATTTGAAAAAGCCTTTTTATTATCCGCCGGAACCGAAGCGACTGAATGTGCTGTAAAATTGATGAGGATGCACGGCCAAACTATCAAACCAACTAAGCTTGGCATCATTTCTTTTCAGGGTGCCATGCATGGCCGAACTATGGGTGCAGAGATGCTCAAGGGAGATCCCCTCAAATCTGCCTGGATTGGCTACAGAGACCCGAATATGCATCATTTGCCTTTCCCTTATCCGTGGATTGCAGAAGACACCCAGAACAAGCAATATGACTGGAGGAATCGCTTCCAAGAGGATATGGAGGCTTTAAAAGCAAATGAATTAAACTTCGATAATATTGCAGGTTTTATGATTGAATCTTACCTGGGATGGGGCGCTATCTTCTATCCTGTTGAATACATTAAAGCACTTGTAGATTTTGCAAAAGAGTATGATTGCCTGGTTACCTTTGATGAAATTCAGGGTGGATTCGGGAGAACCGGGAAACTATTTGTTTATCAACATTATGATGTTGAGCCTGATTTGCTCTGCCTCGGCAAAGCGATAAGCGGCAGTTTACCTTTGTCTGCTGTTGTTGGCAGTCAAAAGATAATGGATCTGCCCGAATTTGGTTCAATGAGCAGCACGCATTCTGCAAATCCTCTTTGCTGCGCTGCCGGCTTAGCGAATTTAGAGGCAATTGAATCCGGGAATCTGGTTGAGGAATCAGCCAGAAAAGGGGAAATACTCCATCTCCGGCTCAATGCACTCAAGGAAAAGTATCCCGATAGGATTTCATATATTTTTGGTAAAGGATTACTGGCTGGTGTTATTTTTAAAGACCCCGAAACAGGTAAACCGGATGAATTGTTCCCGAGTCGGGTATGTGAAAAAGCCATGCAGAAGGGATTACTTCTCGTTCACACAGGTCGGGAATCAATAAAGATCGGGCCACCGCTAACAATACCGGATGATGCCTTAGAAGAAGGTCTTGATGTGCTTAATGAGGCAATTGCGGAGACAATTCAGGAAACAAAATGA
- a CDS encoding acylneuraminate cytidylyltransferase family protein, whose amino-acid sequence MMANVVAVIPARSGSKGVVDKNIKLLAGHPLIAYSIAAAQLANSIDRIIVSTDSTEYAGIAREYGAEVPFLRPDEISSDNSTDYDFVRHLLDWMIDNEGTTPEYLVHLRPTTPVRDPVIVDSAVTTLIENVEATSLRSGHPASESPFKWFLLGNSGYFMSIHPDYSNEFINKPRQSFPMVYIPDGYVDILKTSYILETGMLHGEKMLGFVSPVCREVDTIEDFEYIEFELVQKGSPLLDYMKKKYPAEA is encoded by the coding sequence ATGATGGCAAACGTTGTTGCGGTGATTCCAGCACGTTCCGGTTCTAAAGGTGTTGTTGACAAAAATATCAAGTTATTGGCTGGACACCCGTTGATTGCTTATAGCATAGCGGCTGCACAATTGGCAAACAGCATAGATCGTATTATTGTGTCAACAGATTCTACTGAATATGCTGGCATTGCACGAGAATATGGTGCAGAAGTGCCTTTTTTACGGCCCGATGAAATTTCCAGCGACAATAGTACGGATTATGATTTTGTCAGACATTTGCTTGATTGGATGATAGACAACGAAGGAACAACACCCGAATACCTTGTGCATCTTAGGCCCACAACTCCTGTACGGGACCCGGTAATTGTTGACAGCGCAGTTACCACGCTCATAGAGAATGTAGAAGCTACATCGCTTCGCTCCGGGCATCCCGCTTCAGAATCTCCCTTTAAATGGTTTTTACTTGGTAATAGTGGTTATTTTATGAGTATACACCCTGACTATTCCAATGAATTCATAAATAAACCGAGACAGTCTTTTCCAATGGTATATATACCGGATGGATATGTAGATATTCTCAAAACGTCTTACATCCTCGAAACAGGCATGTTGCACGGAGAGAAAATGCTTGGTTTTGTCTCTCCGGTATGCCGCGAGGTAGATACAATAGAGGATTTTGAATATATTGAATTTGAGCTTGTACAAAAAGGAAGCCCCTTGCTCGATTATATGAAAAAGAAATACCCCGCGGAGGCCTGA
- a CDS encoding N-acetylneuraminate synthase family protein yields the protein MPIFIIAEIGINHNGDMGIAKQLIDVAKDVGCDAVKFQKRTIDLVYSKELLDSPRESPWGATQRAQKEGLEFGLKEYKEIDTYCKHKGIEWFASAWDIESQKFLRQFNCKYNKIASAMIVYEALLREVALEKKHTFISTGMTETGHIDRAVEIFRNAGCSFELMHCISTYPMDDEEANLNRIKTLRDRYKCDVGYSGHEVGLAVSYAAAALGITSLERHITIDRAMYGSDQAASVEAAGFRQLVGAIRKIEKAMGNGNIAMNHKEIKIAEKLRAHIPFESHR from the coding sequence GTGCCGATATTTATTATTGCTGAAATAGGTATTAATCACAACGGAGACATGGGCATTGCAAAACAGTTGATTGATGTTGCAAAGGATGTTGGATGCGATGCGGTGAAATTTCAGAAAAGAACTATTGATCTTGTGTATTCAAAGGAATTGTTGGACTCACCACGGGAAAGCCCTTGGGGAGCAACGCAGCGGGCACAGAAAGAAGGCCTCGAATTCGGGCTGAAAGAATATAAAGAAATTGATACATACTGCAAACATAAGGGGATTGAATGGTTTGCATCTGCTTGGGACATTGAAAGCCAGAAATTTTTGCGGCAGTTCAATTGTAAATACAATAAAATAGCCTCTGCGATGATCGTTTATGAAGCCTTGCTCAGAGAGGTAGCTTTAGAAAAGAAACATACATTTATCTCTACAGGGATGACAGAAACTGGGCATATTGACCGTGCTGTAGAGATATTCAGAAATGCAGGTTGTTCTTTTGAACTGATGCATTGTATTTCGACTTACCCAATGGACGATGAAGAAGCCAACCTGAACCGTATCAAAACACTTCGTGATCGCTATAAGTGTGATGTGGGATACAGCGGGCACGAGGTTGGCCTGGCGGTTTCATATGCAGCAGCAGCCCTTGGTATTACGTCACTGGAAAGACACATAACCATTGATCGTGCCATGTACGGTTCTGATCAGGCAGCTTCCGTCGAAGCTGCAGGATTTCGTCAACTTGTTGGCGCGATCAGAAAGATTGAAAAGGCAATGGGAAACGGCAATATTGCTATGAATCATAAAGAAATTAAAATTGCAGAAAAACTGAGGGCACACATTCCCTTTGAATCTCATCGGTAG
- a CDS encoding D-sedoheptulose 7-phosphate isomerase — MESKTMDSHTNLIKERIITTIENLQKLNSNNDVLNRIADAARLIVDAIKSGNKLMICGNGGSAADAQHMAGEFVCRFYKDREPLPAIALTTDTSVLTSISNDYSYDDVFNRQVKALGKSGDVLLGISTSGSSMNVLEAFKTAQAMVIKTVLLTGTTKKAITAHSDIIIRTPSSDTPRIQEMHLLIEHIICEIVEKEFLLNR, encoded by the coding sequence ATGGAGAGTAAAACAATGGATAGCCATACAAATTTAATAAAAGAGAGAATCATTACAACAATTGAGAATCTACAAAAGTTGAACTCAAATAATGATGTTCTCAATCGAATTGCAGATGCTGCCAGATTAATTGTTGATGCCATCAAATCCGGCAATAAACTCATGATATGCGGAAACGGCGGAAGTGCTGCCGATGCCCAGCACATGGCAGGTGAGTTTGTGTGCAGATTTTATAAAGACAGAGAACCATTGCCGGCAATTGCATTAACTACAGATACGTCTGTTCTAACATCGATCTCCAATGACTATTCCTATGATGATGTGTTCAATCGCCAGGTGAAAGCGCTTGGGAAAAGCGGCGATGTACTCCTCGGCATCAGCACAAGCGGCAGTTCAATGAACGTCCTTGAAGCATTCAAGACCGCCCAGGCAATGGTAATAAAGACCGTGCTTCTCACCGGCACAACAAAAAAGGCTATTACAGCACATAGCGATATAATCATAAGAACCCCATCCTCGGATACCCCTCGTATCCAGGAGATGCACCTGCTCATTGAGCATATCATCTGTGAGATTGTTGAAAAAGAGTTTTTATTAAATAGATAA
- a CDS encoding MarR family EPS-associated transcriptional regulator — protein sequence MNETEFKALKELSTDGAVSQRDLSKRVGLSLGGVNYIIKELIQKGYIKAQRFKNSNNKAAYVYAVTPKGINARIQQTQFFLQKKMEEYEKLRREIDELQKENGE from the coding sequence ATGAACGAGACAGAGTTTAAGGCATTAAAAGAATTATCTACTGACGGGGCCGTATCTCAGCGTGACCTTTCGAAGAGGGTAGGTTTGAGCCTCGGCGGTGTAAACTACATCATTAAAGAGCTTATTCAGAAGGGATACATAAAGGCGCAGAGATTCAAAAATTCGAACAACAAGGCTGCCTATGTGTATGCAGTAACCCCTAAGGGTATTAACGCTCGTATTCAGCAGACACAATTTTTTCTGCAGAAAAAGATGGAGGAATATGAGAAGTTAAGACGGGAGATAGATGAACTGCAAAAGGAGAATGGGGAATAG
- the trxB gene encoding thioredoxin-disulfide reductase, whose protein sequence is MADGIRKPGTMSYELIWEIDVAEFHEAIIIGGGPAGLTAGIYLMRAGIDTLLLEKAMPGGTPLNTWHIENYPGFPEGISGRDLMDRFTAHAKNTGLLIKEFSEVEGISRKDERFTIKTSEATYESIGIVIATGTEPAKMGIPGEIEFLGKGISYCATCDGSFFRNLDVAVIGGGDAAIEEGLSLANIVKKVYVIHRRDALRAQKIIQDRAFRNSKMEFLWNKKPVEIGGKDQVEYIAVEDTKTKERTEVKVDGVFVYVGAKPNTSFLGDLVDRDEAGFVLTNEALSTRTNGLYIAGDVRKKTLRQISTAVGDGALAAVNLEKYILEKK, encoded by the coding sequence ATGGCTGATGGCATAAGAAAACCAGGAACTATGAGCTATGAACTAATTTGGGAGATTGATGTGGCTGAATTTCATGAAGCAATAATCATAGGTGGTGGCCCTGCCGGGCTCACTGCCGGAATATACCTCATGAGGGCAGGAATTGATACGCTCCTCCTTGAGAAGGCGATGCCTGGCGGAACCCCTTTAAATACCTGGCATATTGAAAATTATCCGGGTTTTCCGGAAGGCATATCCGGCAGGGATTTGATGGACCGATTTACTGCCCACGCAAAAAATACCGGGCTTTTAATTAAGGAATTTTCTGAGGTGGAGGGGATTTCTCGGAAAGACGAGAGGTTTACCATAAAAACCTCAGAAGCAACCTATGAGTCTATAGGGATCGTGATTGCCACAGGTACAGAGCCGGCTAAAATGGGTATACCGGGCGAGATTGAATTCCTGGGAAAGGGCATTTCGTACTGTGCAACCTGTGACGGTTCTTTCTTCAGGAACCTTGATGTTGCAGTTATAGGCGGAGGGGATGCAGCCATTGAAGAAGGCCTTTCCCTGGCGAATATCGTGAAAAAAGTCTATGTCATCCACAGGCGCGATGCATTAAGAGCTCAGAAAATAATCCAGGACAGGGCGTTCAGGAACAGCAAGATGGAATTTTTATGGAATAAGAAACCTGTTGAGATAGGCGGGAAAGACCAGGTTGAATATATAGCGGTTGAGGATACAAAAACCAAAGAACGTACAGAAGTAAAGGTGGATGGTGTCTTTGTTTATGTGGGCGCAAAACCGAATACCTCTTTTCTCGGAGACCTTGTTGACAGGGACGAGGCAGGATTTGTGCTGACTAACGAAGCTCTTTCGACCAGAACAAATGGATTATACATTGCAGGGGATGTAAGAAAGAAGACATTGAGACAGATCTCTACCGCAGTCGGTGATGGCGCACTTGCTGCCGTGAATCTCGAAAAGTATATTTTAGAAAAAAAGTAA
- the rph gene encoding ribonuclease PH encodes MRNNGRPNDKIRELRITKNFLKYPEGSVLVEMGDTKVICGVSIEEKVPPFLRNSGKGWLTAEYSMLPRATQSRSTREAVTGRVGGRTHEIQRLIGRALRAVLNLDVIGERTIWIDCDVIQADGGTRTASITGGYVALVEALWAMKKRGTVEKIPLRDSVAAISVGLVNGQIMLDLSYEEDSRADVDMNFVMTGKGLLIEVQGTAEKTPFTKEHFDTMYQYALKGISEITRQQKVMLGPQFPAV; translated from the coding sequence ATGAGAAATAACGGAAGACCAAATGACAAGATACGGGAACTGAGAATAACCAAAAACTTTTTGAAATATCCGGAAGGTTCAGTCCTTGTAGAGATGGGAGATACAAAAGTGATATGTGGTGTGAGCATTGAAGAGAAAGTGCCGCCGTTTCTGAGGAATTCCGGTAAGGGATGGCTGACTGCTGAATATTCGATGCTACCGCGGGCTACCCAGTCGCGGTCTACCAGGGAAGCAGTGACCGGACGGGTGGGGGGAAGGACCCACGAAATTCAGAGACTTATAGGGAGGGCGCTCCGCGCTGTTCTTAACCTTGATGTTATCGGTGAACGGACCATATGGATCGACTGTGATGTGATCCAGGCAGATGGCGGAACAAGGACTGCGAGTATCACCGGTGGATATGTGGCCCTTGTTGAAGCTCTATGGGCCATGAAGAAAAGAGGAACCGTCGAAAAGATACCCCTGCGTGATTCTGTAGCAGCAATAAGTGTAGGGCTCGTGAATGGCCAGATTATGCTCGATTTGTCCTACGAAGAGGACTCGAGGGCTGATGTAGACATGAATTTTGTCATGACAGGAAAAGGCTTATTAATAGAAGTTCAGGGCACAGCCGAAAAAACGCCATTCACAAAAGAACACTTCGATACCATGTACCAATATGCATTGAAGGGCATAAGCGAAATCACGAGACAGCAGAAGGTCATGCTTGGCCCGCAGTTCCCGGCAGTATAA
- the rdgB gene encoding RdgB/HAM1 family non-canonical purine NTP pyrophosphatase codes for MRSIIVATTNNGKFEEIKNVLAQEFDAFYSLRDFPEKIEIEEDSLLYVENAIKKARKIGERFGLYTIADDSGLEVEALGGRPGVCSSRYGKNDDDRINRLLDELRNVPWEKRSAIFKAYIACYIPEKEISYVFYGHLKGIIGFERKGEGGFGYDPVFFVPGLNKYVAELTREEKNRVSHRGRALQAFKDFIKGDFFSNSRALNL; via the coding sequence ATGAGAAGCATTATCGTCGCCACAACAAATAATGGAAAATTTGAAGAGATAAAGAACGTCCTTGCACAGGAGTTTGATGCATTCTATTCGTTGCGTGATTTTCCCGAGAAGATTGAAATTGAAGAAGACAGCCTGCTATACGTGGAAAATGCTATAAAAAAGGCAAGGAAGATAGGAGAAAGGTTCGGACTCTATACAATCGCCGATGACTCAGGCCTTGAAGTGGAGGCGCTTGGAGGCAGACCGGGTGTCTGTTCTTCCCGCTACGGAAAAAACGATGACGACCGGATTAACAGGCTACTTGACGAATTGAGAAACGTGCCGTGGGAAAAAAGAAGCGCAATTTTTAAGGCCTATATCGCCTGCTATATCCCGGAAAAGGAAATCAGTTATGTCTTCTATGGACACCTGAAAGGGATTATCGGTTTTGAAAGAAAAGGTGAAGGCGGGTTTGGCTATGACCCTGTTTTTTTTGTCCCCGGATTGAATAAATATGTGGCTGAGCTCACGAGGGAGGAGAAAAACAGAGTGAGCCACAGAGGCAGGGCATTACAGGCATTCAAAGATTTTATCAAAGGTGATTTTTTCAGTAACTCCAGAGCGTTAAACCTGTAA